A genomic stretch from Sinorhizobium terangae includes:
- the proB gene encoding glutamate 5-kinase, whose product MTRTRKPLQKYRRVVIKIGSALLVDRKSGLKKPWLDAMCTDIAGLKAKGVEVLVVSSGAIALGRTVLDLPAGALKLEESQAAAAVGQIALARAWSESLSTDQIIAGQVLLTLGDTEERRRYLNARATISQLLKLGAVPIINENDTVATTEIRYGDNDRLAARVATMVGADLLVLLSDIDGLYTAPPHLDPDARFLETIAEITPEIEAMAGGAASELSRGGMRTKIDAGKIATTAGCAMIIASGKPEHPLAAIESGARSSWFAPAGSPVTARKTWIAGQLLPAGTLTIDAGAETALRSGKSLLPAGVRQVTGSFSRGDTIAILGSSGREIARGLAGYDADEARQIAGKKSAEIAAILGYAGRAAMVHRDDLVMTGPAGTRLDDGKDERKGEVHA is encoded by the coding sequence ATGACCAGGACCCGCAAGCCGCTGCAAAAATACCGCCGGGTCGTCATCAAGATCGGGTCGGCGCTGTTGGTCGATCGCAAATCGGGACTGAAAAAGCCCTGGCTCGACGCCATGTGCACCGACATTGCCGGACTGAAGGCAAAGGGCGTGGAGGTGCTCGTCGTCTCTTCGGGCGCGATTGCGCTCGGGCGGACGGTGCTCGATCTTCCGGCCGGGGCGCTCAAGCTCGAGGAAAGCCAGGCGGCCGCCGCCGTCGGCCAGATCGCTCTGGCGCGTGCATGGTCGGAAAGCCTCTCGACCGATCAAATCATTGCGGGCCAGGTTCTGCTGACGCTCGGCGACACGGAAGAGCGCCGCCGCTACCTCAATGCCCGCGCGACCATCAGCCAGTTGCTGAAGCTCGGCGCCGTGCCGATCATCAACGAGAACGACACGGTGGCGACCACCGAGATCCGCTACGGCGACAACGACCGGCTGGCCGCCCGGGTGGCGACGATGGTCGGCGCCGATCTGCTCGTGCTGCTTTCCGATATAGACGGCCTTTACACCGCCCCGCCGCATCTCGATCCCGACGCGCGCTTTCTCGAGACGATCGCCGAAATCACGCCGGAGATCGAGGCGATGGCCGGGGGTGCGGCCTCCGAGCTTTCGCGCGGCGGCATGCGCACCAAGATCGATGCCGGCAAGATCGCGACCACTGCGGGCTGCGCGATGATCATCGCCTCGGGTAAGCCCGAACATCCGCTGGCGGCGATCGAATCCGGCGCCCGCTCCTCCTGGTTCGCGCCGGCCGGCTCGCCGGTGACCGCGCGCAAGACCTGGATCGCTGGGCAGCTTCTGCCGGCTGGCACGCTTACCATCGACGCCGGGGCCGAAACGGCGCTCCGCTCCGGCAAGAGCCTGCTGCCGGCCGGTGTCCGGCAGGTAACGGGCAGCTTCAGCCGTGGCGACACGATCGCGATCCTCGGCTCGTCAGGCCGCGAAATCGCCCGCGGCCTCGCAGGCTATGATGCCGACGAGGCGCGCCAGATCGCCGGCAAGAAATCGGCCGAGATCGCCGCGATCCTCGGCTATGCCGGCCGCGCGGCGATGGTGCACCGTGACGATCTGGTGATGACGGGTCCCGCCGGGACGCGTCTGGACGACGGAAAAGACGAGAGGAAGGGCGAGGTTCATGCCTGA
- a CDS encoding glutamate-5-semialdehyde dehydrogenase encodes MPDAVNNGEDVNNVMLEIGRRAKAASRPLAVASAERKHAALIAMADAIVASTDEILAANMVDLENAEKTGVAKAFIDRLTLNRDRIRDMADGIRAIAAFKDPIGDVIAEWDRPNGLHIERVRTPLGVIGVIYESRPNVTADAGALCLKAGNAVILRGGSDSFHSSRAIHACLVEGLKAAGLPEHAIQMVPVADRAAVGAMLTGLNGAIDVIVPRGGKSLVARVQSEARVPVFAHLEGLCHIYVDASADLDMAKKIVVNAKMRRTGICGAAETLLMDRNAADRLAKPLLQALVDAGCEVRASKDLEALLPGLKPATDADWATEYLDAIISAKLVDGISGAIDHINTWSSAHTEAVIAEDPAVVERFFSEIDSAILLHNASTQFADGGEFGMGGEIGIATGKMHARGPVGVEQLTSFKYRVRGTGQVRS; translated from the coding sequence ATGCCTGACGCGGTCAATAACGGCGAGGACGTCAACAACGTCATGCTGGAAATCGGCCGCCGGGCCAAGGCGGCAAGCCGGCCGCTCGCCGTTGCGAGTGCCGAGCGCAAGCACGCCGCCCTGATCGCCATGGCAGATGCCATTGTCGCCAGCACGGACGAAATCCTTGCGGCCAATATGGTCGACCTGGAAAATGCCGAGAAGACGGGTGTCGCCAAGGCCTTCATCGATCGTCTCACACTCAACCGGGATCGCATCCGCGACATGGCCGACGGCATCCGTGCGATCGCCGCGTTCAAGGATCCGATCGGCGACGTGATCGCCGAATGGGACCGCCCGAACGGTCTGCATATCGAGCGCGTACGCACGCCGCTTGGCGTGATCGGCGTGATCTACGAAAGCCGGCCCAACGTCACGGCGGATGCCGGCGCACTTTGCCTCAAGGCCGGCAATGCCGTGATCCTGCGCGGCGGCTCCGACAGTTTTCATTCGTCGCGGGCGATCCACGCTTGCCTGGTCGAGGGGCTGAAGGCCGCGGGTCTTCCGGAGCATGCCATCCAGATGGTGCCGGTTGCCGACCGCGCCGCCGTCGGCGCCATGCTCACCGGCCTCAACGGCGCGATAGACGTGATCGTGCCGCGCGGGGGAAAGAGCCTCGTCGCTCGCGTTCAGAGCGAGGCGCGGGTGCCGGTCTTCGCGCATCTCGAAGGCCTCTGCCATATCTATGTCGACGCCTCGGCCGACCTAGACATGGCGAAGAAGATCGTGGTCAACGCCAAGATGCGGCGCACCGGCATCTGCGGCGCCGCCGAAACACTGCTCATGGACCGCAATGCCGCGGATCGGTTGGCGAAGCCGCTGCTTCAGGCGCTCGTTGACGCCGGCTGCGAAGTCCGGGCTTCGAAGGACTTGGAAGCGCTGCTGCCGGGCCTGAAGCCCGCGACAGACGCGGATTGGGCAACCGAATATCTCGACGCGATTATTTCGGCGAAGCTGGTCGACGGCATTTCCGGTGCCATCGACCACATCAACACCTGGTCGTCGGCGCATACCGAAGCGGTTATCGCGGAAGATCCGGCCGTCGTGGAACGCTTCTTCTCGGAAATCGACTCCGCCATCCTGCTGCACAATGCCTCGACGCAGTTTGCCGACGGCGGCGAGTTCGGCATGGGCGGCGAGATCGGCATCGCCACCGGCAAGATGCATGCACGCGGGCCCGTCGGCGTCGAACAGCTGACGTCGTTCAAATACCGCGTGCGCGGCACGGGACAGGTGCGGTCCTGA
- a CDS encoding nicotinate-nucleotide adenylyltransferase: MTVGLFGGSFNPPHGGHLLVAETALRKLGLDQLWWMVTPGNPLKNHNDLAPLAERIALSEKIAPNPRIKVTAFEQALGQSYTARTLEIVRARNRDVRFVWVMGADNLKNFHRWQSWRKIVATFPIAVIDRPGSTLAYLSSRMARTFDYARIDEDDALALAFHPAPAWTFIHGPRSPLSSTALRSTAPRASSDAKSA; encoded by the coding sequence ATGACGGTCGGCCTCTTCGGCGGCTCGTTCAACCCGCCCCATGGCGGCCATCTCCTCGTAGCCGAAACGGCGCTGCGCAAGCTTGGTCTCGACCAACTCTGGTGGATGGTGACGCCCGGCAACCCGCTGAAGAACCACAACGATCTCGCGCCGCTGGCGGAACGCATCGCGCTTAGCGAGAAGATCGCTCCCAACCCGCGCATCAAGGTCACGGCGTTCGAGCAGGCGCTCGGCCAGAGCTACACGGCCCGCACGCTCGAAATCGTACGCGCGCGTAACCGCGATGTGCGCTTCGTCTGGGTCATGGGGGCGGACAACCTCAAGAATTTCCACCGCTGGCAGAGCTGGCGCAAGATTGTCGCGACCTTTCCGATCGCGGTTATCGACAGGCCGGGCTCGACGCTTGCCTATCTTTCCTCGCGCATGGCGCGGACCTTCGATTATGCCCGTATCGACGAGGACGATGCTCTGGCGCTCGCCTTCCACCCCGCGCCCGCCTGGACATTCATTCACGGACCACGCTCGCCGCTGAGTTCCACGGCGCTTCGCTCTACAGCGCCGCGCGCCTCATCAGACGCGAAATCCGCATGA
- the rsfS gene encoding ribosome silencing factor, translating to MNGSILIIESEVPVLFFWKGKTLTTVHAKGYAATAYPRSTESSDEAAVRALNLVLESLEDSKAEDIVTINIAGKSALGDFMVVVSGRSNRHVMAIADHLITDLKDEGFGNSRVEGLEGGDWVLIDTGDVIVHIFRPEIREFYNIEKMWAAPEIEDGTLH from the coding sequence ATGAACGGTTCGATCCTGATCATCGAATCGGAAGTGCCTGTTCTGTTCTTTTGGAAAGGAAAGACCCTGACAACAGTACACGCCAAGGGTTATGCGGCAACCGCATACCCGCGCAGCACGGAATCAAGCGACGAAGCCGCTGTCCGTGCGCTTAACCTGGTCCTCGAAAGCCTAGAGGACTCGAAAGCAGAAGATATCGTCACCATCAACATTGCCGGAAAATCGGCGCTGGGAGACTTCATGGTTGTCGTCTCCGGGCGGTCGAACAGGCATGTGATGGCGATTGCCGACCACCTGATCACGGACCTAAAGGACGAAGGGTTTGGCAATTCCCGCGTCGAAGGCCTTGAAGGTGGCGACTGGGTGCTGATCGACACCGGCGATGTGATCGTTCACATCTTCCGGCCGGAGATCCGGGAGTTCTACAACATCGAAAAGATGTGGGCGGCCCCGGAAATCGAGGACGGTACCCTGCACTGA
- the rlmH gene encoding 23S rRNA (pseudouridine(1915)-N(3))-methyltransferase RlmH — protein MRIGLFAVGRLKAGPEKDLAGRYLDRFAKAGSAVGLELARVVEVNESRAGNAETRKREEAAQLEKALADGSLLVLLDERGKAIDSEGFASLISTFRDSGKRDLMIAIGGADGLDPALHARADAILCLGKMTWPHQLVRILIAEQLYRAVTILSGHPYHRA, from the coding sequence GTGCGTATCGGACTTTTCGCAGTCGGCCGCCTGAAGGCGGGGCCGGAAAAGGATCTCGCGGGCCGCTATCTCGACCGCTTCGCCAAGGCGGGGTCCGCGGTGGGGCTGGAGCTTGCGCGGGTCGTGGAAGTCAACGAAAGCCGTGCCGGCAATGCGGAGACGCGCAAGCGCGAGGAGGCGGCCCAGCTTGAAAAGGCGCTCGCGGACGGCAGCCTGCTCGTTTTGCTCGACGAACGTGGAAAGGCGATCGATTCGGAAGGCTTCGCTTCGCTCATCAGCACCTTTCGGGACAGCGGAAAACGCGATCTGATGATCGCGATCGGCGGCGCCGATGGCCTGGACCCGGCGCTGCATGCGCGCGCTGACGCTATACTCTGTCTTGGCAAGATGACCTGGCCGCACCAGCTCGTGCGCATTCTGATCGCCGAACAGCTTTACCGTGCCGTAACGATCCTGTCGGGCCATCCCTATCACCGCGCTTGA
- a CDS encoding murein hydrolase activator EnvC family protein, whose amino-acid sequence MTRREKCADLGWAVRRVGRGAAALAVLLGVIAAPAVAQDTAPGNPAGAPSNEQKAVDPAADLALRRDSTRSELDALSKTITLSRERAEALEQTIAEIDKSSEALRAAIVESASKRRGLEQQIADGENKLNDLRVKEDVVRRSLRGRRGVLAEVLAALQRMGRNPPPAILVTPEDALASVRSAILLGAVVPEMREQTDSLVADLKALADIRGGIGKQREELTAAMTANLEEERRMSMLVTEKEKLRQQNANELAVEQRKAQELASQATNLEGLISSLENEISSVRDAAAAARAQEEERRRMSEAEREEAREIARNAVPDKNRIAPAYVFSELRERLAYPVAGSLLRQFGDADGTGHSLQGIMLETNAGALVTTPADGWIVYAGSFRSYGQMIILNPGDGYHIVLSGMENVSVRTGQFVVAGEPLATMGAKRVASAAALALETDRPTLYIEFRKDGKPVDSRPWWSAAEVGKARNDT is encoded by the coding sequence ATGACGCGCCGAGAAAAATGTGCCGACTTGGGATGGGCGGTGCGTCGTGTCGGACGCGGTGCCGCGGCATTGGCCGTTCTCTTGGGCGTGATCGCCGCGCCGGCTGTAGCCCAGGACACAGCCCCCGGGAACCCCGCGGGCGCGCCGTCGAACGAGCAGAAAGCGGTAGATCCCGCAGCCGATCTGGCGCTCAGGCGCGACAGCACGCGCAGCGAGCTCGACGCGCTTTCGAAGACCATAACGCTGTCGCGTGAGCGCGCCGAAGCGCTGGAACAAACGATCGCCGAGATCGACAAGAGCAGCGAGGCGCTGCGCGCCGCGATCGTCGAGTCGGCAAGCAAACGACGCGGGCTCGAGCAGCAGATCGCCGATGGCGAAAACAAGCTTAACGACCTGCGCGTGAAAGAGGACGTGGTGCGGCGATCGCTCCGTGGCAGGCGCGGCGTGCTTGCAGAAGTGCTTGCCGCCCTGCAGCGCATGGGGCGCAACCCGCCGCCTGCCATCCTCGTCACGCCGGAGGACGCACTGGCCTCGGTTCGCAGTGCAATCCTCCTTGGCGCCGTTGTGCCGGAGATGCGCGAGCAGACCGACAGCCTCGTCGCCGACCTGAAGGCGCTCGCGGATATTCGTGGCGGCATCGGAAAGCAGCGCGAGGAACTGACGGCGGCGATGACGGCCAATCTCGAGGAAGAGCGCCGCATGTCGATGCTGGTGACCGAGAAGGAAAAGTTGCGGCAGCAGAATGCGAACGAACTTGCAGTCGAGCAGCGCAAGGCCCAGGAACTGGCCTCGCAGGCGACCAATCTCGAAGGACTGATTTCGTCGCTGGAGAACGAGATCTCCTCGGTGCGGGATGCCGCCGCGGCCGCTCGCGCACAGGAAGAAGAGCGTCGGCGGATGAGCGAGGCCGAGCGCGAAGAGGCCCGCGAGATCGCCCGCAACGCGGTGCCCGACAAAAACCGCATTGCGCCCGCATATGTGTTTTCGGAGTTGCGGGAAAGGCTTGCCTATCCCGTCGCGGGGTCACTCCTGCGGCAGTTTGGCGATGCGGACGGCACCGGGCATTCGCTGCAGGGCATCATGCTGGAAACCAATGCAGGCGCGCTGGTGACAACGCCGGCGGACGGGTGGATTGTCTACGCGGGAAGTTTTCGCAGCTACGGGCAGATGATCATTCTCAATCCCGGCGACGGGTATCATATCGTTCTGTCGGGAATGGAAAATGTCAGCGTCCGGACGGGACAATTCGTCGTGGCCGGCGAGCCATTGGCGACGATGGGTGCAAAAAGAGTGGCGAGTGCGGCGGCCTTGGCGCTGGAAACAGACAGGCCAACGCTTTACATTGAATTCCGAAAAGACGGAAAACCGGTCGATTCCCGACCGTGGTGGTCCGCAGCAGAGGTTGGAAAGGCGCGAAATGATACGTAG
- a CDS encoding S41 family peptidase — MIRRASLVLVGALMGATAMGVVYSATIPAEAANSSTYRELAIFGDVFERVRAQYVTPPQDDKLIENAINGMLSSLDPHSSYMNSTDAEDMRTQTRGEFGGLGIEVTMEDDLVKVTSPIDDTPAARAGVLAGDFISKIDGQDVRGLKLEEAVDKMRGAVGTPIKLTILRKGAEKPIELTIVRDVIAVRAVKYRTEGDVGYLRVISFTEKTFDDLKKGIEKIKADVPADKLKGYVLDLRLNPGGLLDQAINVSDAFLERGEVVSTRGRNPDETRRFNATPGDLADGKPVIVLVNGGSASASEIVAGALQDLKRATVLGTRSFGKGSVQTIIPLGDAGALRLTTALYYTPSGKSIQGTGISPDIKVEQPLPPELLGKVEAQGESDLRGHIKGQNEDDEGSGSVAYVPPEAKDDIQLNYALDLLRGKKTDPSFPANPEQAELKK; from the coding sequence ATGATACGTAGAGCTTCACTTGTTCTGGTCGGGGCGCTGATGGGTGCGACGGCGATGGGCGTCGTCTATTCGGCGACCATTCCGGCCGAGGCAGCCAACTCGTCGACGTACCGCGAACTGGCGATTTTCGGCGACGTTTTCGAGCGTGTGCGGGCGCAGTATGTGACGCCCCCGCAGGATGACAAATTGATCGAGAATGCCATCAACGGCATGCTCTCCTCCCTTGACCCGCATTCGAGCTACATGAACTCGACGGACGCCGAGGACATGCGCACGCAGACGCGCGGCGAATTCGGCGGTCTCGGCATCGAAGTGACCATGGAAGACGATCTCGTCAAGGTGACGAGCCCGATCGACGATACGCCCGCGGCGCGCGCCGGCGTGCTTGCCGGCGACTTCATCTCGAAGATCGACGGCCAAGACGTTCGCGGCCTGAAGCTCGAGGAAGCTGTCGACAAGATGCGCGGCGCCGTCGGCACGCCGATCAAGCTCACCATTCTGCGCAAGGGCGCCGAAAAGCCGATCGAACTGACGATCGTGCGCGACGTGATCGCCGTCCGTGCCGTGAAATACCGCACCGAAGGCGACGTCGGCTATCTGCGCGTCATCTCCTTCACCGAAAAGACCTTCGACGACCTGAAAAAGGGCATCGAGAAGATCAAGGCGGACGTTCCGGCGGACAAGCTGAAGGGCTACGTGCTGGATCTTCGCCTCAATCCGGGCGGTCTGCTCGATCAGGCTATCAACGTTTCGGACGCCTTCCTCGAGCGCGGCGAGGTCGTTTCGACCCGCGGCCGCAACCCGGACGAGACCCGTCGCTTCAATGCGACGCCCGGCGATCTCGCCGACGGCAAGCCGGTCATCGTCCTCGTCAACGGCGGCTCGGCATCCGCATCGGAAATCGTTGCCGGTGCGCTGCAGGATCTGAAGCGTGCCACGGTGCTTGGCACGCGGTCCTTCGGCAAGGGCTCGGTTCAGACGATCATTCCGCTGGGCGATGCCGGCGCGCTGCGCCTGACGACGGCGCTCTACTACACGCCGTCCGGCAAATCGATCCAGGGCACCGGCATCTCGCCGGACATCAAGGTCGAGCAGCCGCTGCCGCCGGAGCTTCTGGGCAAGGTGGAAGCGCAGGGCGAATCCGACCTGCGTGGCCACATCAAGGGCCAGAACGAGGACGATGAGGGTTCCGGCTCCGTGGCCTATGTCCCGCCGGAAGCCAAGGACGACATCCAGCTCAACTACGCGCTCGATCTCCTGCGCGGCAAGAAGACGGATCCGTCCTTCCCGGCCAACCCGGAACAGGCCGAACTCAAGAAGTAA
- a CDS encoding divergent polysaccharide deacetylase family protein, with product MGTDLNAPLGQNRKVKPARRRDFRSFFGYALASLCAVTVVGLSAWSALAPDGLTHAPKASEVAPKGAASAGETTAGTADSAGRRKNPLRPNGALSGAHVEEMLTNDGATVTKYTPRSRESDGPAFINVGPVRGQDPRMAALPNEDLLEESPQGRLPITGPDGLRPMDQYARPWSGARGTRIALVVGGLGLSQTGTQRAIRDLSPDVTLAFAAAGNSLQRWVQDARRDGHEILLQVPMEPFDYPDNDPGPHALRVSLGATKNLAELHRSMGQITNYTGIMNYLGGRFLSDADALEPVMRDLGKRGLLFLDDGTSAQSLSGTLAGAFDVPHGFADVVVDSELSRGAILRKLDELERVARRNGTAIGVASAFDESVAAISEWMQEAGGRGIEFVGVSALVNDPQQK from the coding sequence TTGGGAACCGATCTCAATGCCCCACTTGGCCAGAACAGGAAGGTAAAGCCTGCCCGCCGGCGCGACTTCCGCAGCTTCTTCGGCTATGCGCTCGCAAGCCTCTGTGCCGTCACCGTCGTCGGCCTTTCCGCCTGGAGCGCTCTGGCGCCAGACGGGCTTACCCATGCGCCCAAGGCGTCGGAAGTTGCCCCAAAAGGCGCAGCATCCGCCGGAGAGACGACGGCTGGAACCGCTGATTCCGCAGGAAGGCGGAAAAATCCTCTTCGCCCGAACGGAGCACTTTCCGGCGCCCATGTCGAAGAGATGCTGACGAACGACGGGGCGACGGTGACGAAGTACACGCCGCGATCACGCGAAAGCGACGGCCCGGCATTCATCAACGTCGGACCGGTTCGCGGCCAGGATCCGCGCATGGCGGCGCTGCCGAACGAGGATCTCTTGGAGGAAAGCCCCCAGGGCCGTCTGCCGATTACCGGTCCGGACGGGCTGAGACCGATGGACCAGTATGCGCGCCCGTGGTCCGGCGCGCGCGGCACCCGCATTGCGCTCGTCGTCGGCGGTCTCGGCCTCAGCCAGACCGGAACGCAACGGGCGATCCGCGACCTTTCGCCGGACGTGACGCTCGCCTTCGCCGCCGCCGGCAACAGCCTTCAGCGCTGGGTGCAGGACGCGCGACGCGACGGCCATGAGATCCTGCTGCAGGTTCCGATGGAGCCCTTCGACTATCCGGACAATGATCCGGGTCCGCACGCGCTCCGCGTTTCATTGGGCGCCACCAAGAACCTCGCAGAACTGCACCGGAGCATGGGCCAGATCACCAACTATACCGGCATCATGAACTATCTCGGCGGACGCTTCCTCTCCGACGCCGATGCGCTCGAGCCGGTAATGCGCGACCTCGGCAAGCGCGGGCTGCTCTTCCTCGACGACGGCACATCGGCACAGTCACTCTCGGGCACGCTCGCCGGTGCCTTCGACGTGCCGCATGGTTTTGCCGATGTCGTTGTCGACAGTGAGCTCAGCCGCGGCGCAATCCTGCGCAAGCTCGACGAACTGGAGCGCGTCGCAAGGCGAAACGGCACGGCGATCGGCGTCGCCTCCGCCTTCGATGAAAGCGTGGCGGCAATCTCCGAATGGATGCAGGAGGCGGGCGGGCGCGGCATCGAATTCGTCGGCGTTTCGGCGCTCGTCAACGATCCGCAACAAAAATGA
- a CDS encoding RNA pyrophosphohydrolase, whose translation MSKDKSKVVKAEDLPYRPCVGVMVLNREGLVWVGHRLAVGNSEYDGSPQLWQMPQGGIDEGEDPLKAAYRELYEETGIRSVSLLAEAPNWINYDLPPQLIGIGLKGKYRGQTQRWYAFRFEGEESEIAINPPPGGHDPEFDAWEWKPMHELPNLIVPFKRKVYEEVVAAFSHLVR comes from the coding sequence ATGAGCAAGGACAAAAGCAAGGTCGTGAAGGCGGAAGACCTGCCCTACCGGCCCTGCGTCGGGGTCATGGTCCTGAACCGCGAAGGCCTTGTCTGGGTCGGGCATCGGCTCGCCGTCGGCAATTCGGAATATGACGGCTCGCCGCAACTGTGGCAGATGCCGCAGGGCGGTATCGACGAGGGCGAGGATCCGCTCAAGGCCGCTTACCGCGAGCTTTACGAAGAGACCGGCATTCGCTCGGTATCACTGCTGGCCGAGGCGCCGAACTGGATCAACTACGATCTGCCGCCGCAATTGATCGGGATCGGCCTCAAGGGCAAGTACCGTGGGCAGACGCAGCGCTGGTATGCCTTCCGCTTCGAAGGCGAGGAAAGCGAAATCGCCATCAATCCACCGCCCGGCGGCCACGATCCTGAATTCGACGCGTGGGAGTGGAAGCCGATGCACGAATTGCCGAATCTGATCGTGCCCTTCAAGCGCAAGGTGTACGAGGAAGTCGTTGCAGCCTTCTCCCATCTGGTGCGTTGA
- the bfr gene encoding bacterioferritin encodes MKGDKKVIEQLNEALFLELGAVNQYWLHYRLLEDWGYTLLAKKEREESIEEMHHADKLIDRIIFLEGHPNLQTVAPLRIGQNVKEVLKADLAGEYDARKAYKNSRDVCHAAGDYVSMKLFEELLADEEGHINFLESQLQLLDTIGEQKYGQLNAAPANEAE; translated from the coding sequence TTGAAAGGCGACAAAAAGGTCATCGAGCAGCTTAACGAAGCGCTCTTTCTCGAACTTGGTGCCGTCAACCAGTACTGGCTGCATTACCGCCTCCTCGAAGACTGGGGTTACACGCTGCTCGCAAAAAAAGAGCGTGAGGAATCCATCGAGGAAATGCACCATGCCGACAAGCTCATCGACCGCATTATCTTCCTTGAAGGCCATCCGAACCTGCAGACGGTCGCGCCGCTGCGGATCGGGCAGAATGTCAAGGAAGTGCTGAAGGCTGACCTCGCCGGCGAGTATGATGCGCGCAAGGCCTACAAGAATTCCCGCGATGTCTGTCACGCGGCCGGCGACTATGTCTCGATGAAGCTTTTCGAGGAGCTGCTTGCAGACGAGGAAGGCCATATCAACTTCCTCGAGTCGCAGCTTCAACTGCTCGACACGATCGGCGAGCAGAAGTACGGCCAGCTCAACGCCGCCCCCGCCAACGAAGCCGAATAA
- a CDS encoding (2Fe-2S)-binding protein, with protein sequence MLVCSCNFITEKEIEDTIISLLDEDCWQLIVPAKVYHAMEKRGRCCGCFPNVVDIIIRTTEEYHARRDSTEAEIFDFMIRLKQFHEENRRADFERRQKGHRAA encoded by the coding sequence ATGCTGGTTTGCAGCTGCAATTTCATCACTGAAAAAGAGATCGAAGATACGATCATCAGCCTCCTCGACGAAGACTGTTGGCAGTTGATCGTGCCGGCGAAAGTCTATCACGCGATGGAAAAGCGCGGCCGTTGCTGCGGCTGCTTTCCGAACGTCGTCGACATCATCATCCGCACCACCGAAGAATATCACGCCCGTCGCGACTCGACGGAAGCCGAGATATTTGATTTCATGATCCGCCTAAAACAATTCCACGAGGAAAACCGGAGGGCGGATTTTGAAAGGCGACAAAAAGGTCATCGAGCAGCTTAA